In Providencia zhijiangensis, a single window of DNA contains:
- the recC gene encoding exodeoxyribonuclease V subunit gamma gives MFQVYHSNQLDLLKELIAHLMENDPLSHPFEQEIVLVQSPGMSQWLQIELAKRFGIAANINYPLPATFIWDMFRRVLPDIPKESAYTKQAMTWKLMTILPNVINEAEFEPLRHYLQDDSDKRKLHQLSGRIADLFDQYLVYRPEWIALWQRNELIDGLSENQLWQKRLWLCLVEYTEQLGQSPWHRANLYQSFIDKLKVSPELAKNLPSRLFICGISSLPPVYLQALNAIAEHSDIHLMFTNPCRYYWGDIQSSAFLARLQQRKLRHYLDKHEISRFKIDEHAINLFNAEGEQNLANPLLASWGKLGRDNLYFISQIEAANEVSAFVDNGRNNLLENLQQDILDLENHAQLGVTLDEYESSSLKRSLHPSDQSVTFHSCHSAQREVEVLQDRLLALFEEDPTLTPRDVIVMVADIDSYAPYIQAVFGNTSSSHYIPFSISDRKALQAHPILQAFIMLLDLPQSRFSTEQVLALLEVSAFAARFDIDESELSLLRRWVNESGIRWGLDDDNVRSLSLPVIGQNTWQFGLSRMLLGYAMDSRNGPWNGVLPYDECSGLAAQLAGKLALLIDTLREWRTRLEQERTLDEWKEICQQLIDSCFKVDSETEIVLTLLTTQWHKIIENALTANYQEAIPLRLIRDELSVCFDDEKISQRFLAGAVNFCTLMPMRSVPFKVVCLLGMNDGAYPRNVPPLGFDLMAEKVQRGDRKRRDDDRYLFLEALNSATKRLYISYIGRSIRDNQECNPSVLVTELLEYICQSFCLQGDQSLNIDESSLRLKQYLVTEHNRVPFAKENFIPNTLYQSFAQEWLPAAKSVEQAAKSFTSVLEQREPITELSLEQILRFYRHPIRGFFQQRLKVHFSIEETELPEEEPFVLGGLQRYKINDQVLDLLVKDEDPNPLYHALKASGQLPAKQFGQLFWEKQLNDIAPLAEKVKEYGDRRVDYPIECEIHEIKITGLLRNVHESGILRYRPAYLTANDGVQLWIEHLFFNAFVREGESIALGRENSVWHFSAISSEYAKVHLNTLIEGYCEGMNTPLILLNQSGWNWISACFDKKTKEYDFMSEDVQQKALSALLQSLQGSQMKVGEMEDDYVLRACRSINSSLIESLLSNTRRFLLPMAEYLK, from the coding sequence AATTAGATCTACTCAAAGAGCTAATTGCACACTTAATGGAGAATGACCCGCTATCTCATCCTTTTGAGCAAGAAATTGTATTAGTACAAAGCCCCGGTATGTCTCAATGGCTACAGATAGAGCTTGCTAAACGCTTTGGAATAGCCGCCAATATTAACTACCCATTACCTGCTACGTTTATCTGGGATATGTTCCGTCGAGTACTTCCAGATATTCCTAAAGAGAGCGCTTACACTAAACAAGCGATGACATGGAAGTTAATGACAATTTTACCCAATGTCATTAATGAAGCTGAGTTTGAGCCTCTACGTCACTATCTGCAAGACGATTCAGACAAGCGTAAATTGCACCAATTATCAGGGCGTATTGCCGATTTATTTGACCAATATTTGGTTTACCGACCGGAGTGGATTGCTCTGTGGCAACGTAATGAGTTGATTGATGGGCTCAGTGAAAATCAATTGTGGCAAAAAAGATTATGGCTATGTTTGGTGGAATATACAGAGCAGCTGGGTCAATCGCCTTGGCATCGAGCAAACCTATATCAGAGTTTTATCGATAAGCTTAAAGTATCGCCAGAGTTAGCTAAAAATTTACCATCGCGCCTATTTATTTGTGGTATTTCCTCGTTGCCGCCTGTGTATTTACAAGCGCTTAATGCAATTGCCGAACACTCAGATATCCATTTAATGTTTACCAATCCATGTCGCTATTACTGGGGAGACATTCAAAGCAGTGCCTTTTTAGCGCGATTACAGCAACGAAAATTGCGCCACTATTTGGATAAGCACGAAATTTCCCGTTTTAAAATTGATGAGCACGCTATCAACTTATTTAATGCTGAAGGTGAACAAAATTTAGCAAACCCACTGTTAGCATCGTGGGGCAAGCTTGGTCGGGATAACTTATATTTTATTTCTCAAATTGAAGCCGCCAATGAAGTCTCTGCCTTTGTTGATAATGGGCGAAATAACCTTCTCGAAAATTTACAGCAAGATATTCTCGATCTTGAAAATCACGCACAGCTAGGCGTGACATTAGATGAGTATGAAAGTAGCTCACTGAAGCGCTCACTCCATCCAAGCGATCAATCTGTGACATTTCATTCATGTCATAGTGCTCAGCGTGAAGTTGAAGTTTTGCAGGATCGCTTATTGGCTCTATTTGAAGAAGATCCTACATTAACCCCCCGTGATGTGATTGTCATGGTCGCTGACATCGACAGTTATGCGCCTTATATTCAAGCTGTGTTCGGTAACACTAGCTCATCACACTATATTCCATTCTCTATTTCAGATAGAAAGGCACTACAAGCCCATCCAATCTTACAAGCTTTTATTATGTTATTGGATTTGCCTCAAAGCCGCTTTTCAACGGAGCAAGTACTGGCGTTATTAGAAGTTTCAGCGTTTGCCGCGCGTTTTGATATTGATGAAAGTGAACTGAGTTTATTAAGGCGCTGGGTCAATGAATCCGGTATTCGTTGGGGGCTTGATGACGATAACGTACGATCACTATCTTTACCCGTTATTGGGCAAAATACGTGGCAGTTTGGTTTAAGCCGAATGTTACTTGGCTATGCGATGGATAGCCGTAATGGCCCTTGGAATGGCGTGCTTCCGTATGATGAATGCAGTGGGCTCGCAGCTCAATTGGCAGGTAAATTAGCATTACTCATCGATACACTTAGAGAATGGCGAACACGCTTAGAGCAAGAACGTACACTCGATGAGTGGAAGGAGATCTGCCAGCAATTAATTGATAGCTGCTTCAAAGTCGATAGTGAAACTGAAATCGTCTTAACCTTACTCACGACACAATGGCATAAAATTATTGAAAATGCCCTGACTGCCAATTACCAAGAAGCCATCCCATTACGTTTAATTCGTGACGAGCTATCGGTTTGCTTTGACGACGAAAAAATCAGCCAGCGTTTTCTTGCTGGCGCAGTGAATTTCTGCACGCTAATGCCAATGCGTTCTGTACCGTTTAAAGTAGTTTGTTTACTGGGTATGAACGATGGTGCATATCCACGTAATGTACCGCCCCTCGGGTTTGATTTAATGGCAGAAAAAGTCCAGCGAGGGGATAGAAAGCGCCGTGATGATGACCGATATCTATTCTTAGAAGCATTAAATTCAGCGACGAAGCGACTCTATATTAGCTACATTGGACGTTCAATTCGAGATAACCAAGAGTGCAATCCATCGGTGCTAGTCACTGAATTATTGGAGTATATCTGTCAGAGTTTCTGCTTACAGGGCGATCAATCATTGAATATCGATGAAAGTTCACTGCGGCTAAAACAGTATTTAGTCACTGAGCATAATCGAGTGCCATTTGCGAAAGAAAACTTTATCCCTAACACGCTTTATCAAAGCTTTGCACAAGAGTGGCTGCCAGCCGCAAAAAGCGTAGAGCAAGCGGCTAAGTCGTTTACGTCAGTATTAGAACAACGAGAACCTATTACAGAGTTATCGTTAGAACAGATTTTACGTTTTTATCGACACCCTATACGTGGCTTTTTTCAACAACGCTTAAAAGTGCATTTTTCAATTGAAGAGACTGAACTTCCAGAGGAAGAGCCATTTGTATTGGGGGGATTGCAACGCTATAAAATCAATGACCAAGTGCTAGATTTGTTAGTCAAAGATGAAGACCCAAATCCCCTTTATCATGCATTAAAAGCCTCAGGGCAATTACCCGCCAAACAATTTGGCCAGCTATTTTGGGAGAAGCAATTGAATGATATTGCTCCATTAGCTGAAAAAGTGAAAGAGTACGGCGATCGACGTGTCGATTATCCGATTGAGTGTGAAATACATGAGATCAAAATTACAGGTTTATTGCGAAATGTTCACGAGTCAGGAATATTGCGTTATCGACCTGCTTATCTTACTGCCAATGATGGCGTGCAATTATGGATAGAACATTTGTTTTTTAATGCGTTTGTTCGTGAAGGTGAAAGCATCGCATTAGGGCGAGAAAACAGTGTTTGGCATTTTTCTGCCATATCCTCAGAGTATGCAAAAGTACACTTGAATACGCTTATTGAAGGGTATTGTGAAGGAATGAATACACCACTAATTCTGCTAAACCAGAGTGGTTGGAATTGGATTTCGGCGTGTTTTGATAAAAAAACAAAGGAATATGACTTTATGTCGGAAGATGTGCAGCAAAAGGCGTTATCGGCGCTACTGCAAAGCCTACAAGGAAGCCAAATGAAAGTGGGTGAAATGGAAGATGATTATGTATTGAGAGCTTGCAGAAGCATAAATAGTTCATTGATTGAATCGCTGCTGAGTAATACTCGGCGCTTCTTACTGCCGATGGCAGAGTACTTAAAATAA